In Ailuropoda melanoleuca isolate Jingjing chromosome 4, ASM200744v2, whole genome shotgun sequence, the following proteins share a genomic window:
- the CNRIP1 gene encoding CB1 cannabinoid receptor-interacting protein 1, translating to MGDLPGLVRLSIALRIQPNDGPVFFKVDGQRFGQNRTIKLLTGSSYKVEVKIKPTTLQVENISIGGVVVPLELKSKEPDGDRIVYTGTYDTEGVAPTKSGERQPIQITMPFTDIGTFETVWQVKFYNYHKRDHCQWGSPFSVIEYECKPNETRSLMWVNKESFL from the exons ATGGGGGACCTGCCGGGTCTCGTGCGGCTCTCCATCGCGCTGCGCATCCAGCCCAACGACGGCCCGGTCTTCTTCAAGGTGGACGGGCAGCGCTTCGGCCAGAACCGCACCATCAAGCTGCTCACCGGCTCCTCCTACAAGGTGGAGGTGAAGATTAAGCCCACCACGCTGCAGGTCGA GAACATTTCCATTGGTGGTGTGGTTGTTCCACTGGAGCTGAAGTCTAAAGAGCCTGATGGGGACAGAATTGTTTATACGGGCACATATGACACAGAAGGTGTGGCCCCAACCAAGAGTGGAGAACGGCAACCCATCCAGATCACGATGCCG ttcaCTGACATTGGGACCTTCGAGACGGTATGGCAAGTCAAGTTCTACAATTACCACAAGCGAGATCACTGCCAATGGGGAAGCCCCTTCTCTGTCATCGAGTATGAATGCAAGCCCAATGAGACACGCAGCCTCATGTGGGTGAACAAGGAGTCCTTCCTCTGA